From a single Plasmodium yoelii strain 17X genome assembly, chromosome: 9 genomic region:
- a CDS encoding apicoplast import protein Tic20, putative, translated as MVRFLSLSILTYFVLLVRNISCFINYKNIKAYNVIKKNNNISIHNEHIINKKSVNVMVLKFNKNKYPVKFLKKTQLNTLPNNKSNFTFYGETDVTLFDKLMASTAYILPYIDAIQAYMMPLLNMLPLHLHKYLFLIEKFNNIYVSIPFSSFATFMGLYFMFVKENKFNFHYFIKYHHMQGLILSMFGYALALFYFRVFPYSYNDTDIFNLTVLYSSMIIYFGSLIIPFMASLLGYYIEIPVISDAIKLHIGDKKKKENKEL; from the exons atggttcgatttttatcattatccattttaacatattttgttttgttgGTTAGAAATATATCATGTTTTATaaactataaaaatataaaagcttACAATGtgataaaaaagaataataatatttctatACACAATGAACatataatcaataaaaagAGTGTAAATGTTATGGTccttaaatttaataaaaataaatatcctgttaaatttttaaagaaAACACAACTTAATACATTACCAAATAATAAATCTAATTTCACATTCTATGGTGAAACAGATGTAACACTATTTGATAAGCTTATGGCATCGACTGCTTATATTCTTCCATATATAGATGCAATTCAA gCGTATATGATGCCCCTTTTAAATATGTTACCACTTCATTTACACAA ataCCTTTTTTTAATCGAAAAATTTAACAACATATATGTATCAATTCCTTTCTCTTCCTTTGCCACTTTCATGggcttatattttatgtttgtTAAAGAAAACAAATtcaattttcattattttattaaatatcatCATATGCAG GGCTTAATATTGTCTATGTTTGGATATGCCTTAgccttattttattttcgaGTTTTTCCATATTCATATAATGATAcagatatatttaatttaacagttttatattcaagtatgataatttattttggATCATTAATTATTCCTTTTATGGCTTCTTTATTAGGATA tTACATCGAAATACCAGTTATATCAGATGCCATCAAATTACATATTggagataaaaaaaaaaaagaaaataaagaattataa
- a CDS encoding transcription initiation factor IIF subunit beta, putative → MISSKSNSIKLIKVPKFVANKWLECNDKDIVGLLEENNNEISAIYIQKDDSDDVKKLPCNKNSTVSTYILKEEKVSLKISNKNANSVNNNNNNNNNLVNKSNENMNQGKDNLEGDKETVDYVICADIINNCNYTYSFLPTLDKDYSLVLKERHYKTNIKKDRYTIIETRNEDNIDSSHTLFKYYNMSEDGSNSNLNNKDPRDNNIENSNKYGKNNKRGFMENENNIGSYSASKQKTKQAKKMHVFDLDKTKISMFKIFEKEGKKGVPFSFFSKSFNIPSNYIKNILDEIAVKRKRVSDKKTVYFLKDYIS, encoded by the coding sequence atgataagtAGTAAAAGTAATAGTATCAAGTTAATAAAAGTTCCGAAATTTGTTGCAAATAAATGGCTTGAATGTAATGATAAAGATATTGTTGGGTTGCtcgaagaaaataataatgaaatatcaGCCATATATATCCAGAAAGATGATAGTGATgatgtaaaaaaattgccatgtaataaaaatagtacaGTAAGTACATATATACTAAAAGAGGAAAAAGTTTCATTGAAAATAAGCAATAAAAATGCAAACTctgtaaataataataataataataacaacaaTTTGGTTAATAAatcaaatgaaaatatgaatCAAGGTAAAGATAATTTAGAAGGTGATAAAGAAACAGTAGATTATGTAATTTGTGctgatataataaataattgtaattacacatattcatttttaccAACATTAGATAAAGATTATTCTTTAGTGTTAAAGGAAAGAcattataaaacaaatatcaAAAAAGATAGATATACTATTATAGAAACCCGAAATGAAGATAATATTGATTCTTCTCATACATTGttcaaatattataatatgagCGAGGATGGGTCGAATagcaatttaaataataaagatccaagagataataatattgaaaatagtaataaatatggtaaaaataataaaagaggGTTTATGGAAAATGAGAATAACATTGGTTCATATTCAGCATCTaaacaaaaaacaaaacaagcaaaaaaaatgcatgTTTTTGATTTAGATAAAACTAAAATTAGTAtgtttaaaatatttgaaaagGAGGGAAAAAAAGGAGttccattttcttttttttctaaaagtTTTAACATACCAtcaaactatataaaaaatatattagacgAAATTGCTGTTAAAAGGAAAAGGGTTTCTGACAAAAAAActgtttattttttgaaggaTTACATAAGTTGA
- a CDS encoding SUMO-activating enzyme subunit 1, putative, whose translation MENSGEYEKEKIYDRQLRLWGVKAQNRMLKSNVLIVGLSGINIEICKNLILSGINITIIDDNVINDEMIESIFFLSEEDINKHLCLPIFRELKSINQLINIKGYIGRIDISNDCIVIDNEYIYKKNEEINCEEKNDDEVVAIEVKEKSFSIEEYISNYTCVCISCEDYPLYELIKINELCHKNNIGFFSPMCNGKFAFLFSDFGKHVIEELYYKKKNQNNNEKNNEKNNEINLKNEEKKKENESIEIEYCKLSHFFNVPFENFDKKTNKIIFHIFALIQFEKYKKLGKNDKEIDHEEFHNFCRKYTFLKNDWITEIAKMYKVSFSPSCSIMGGVTSQEIRKFVSKQHESIPNFCVFDMNQNVVCTSMIS comes from the coding sequence ATGGAAAATTCGGGAGAGTATGAAAAGGAAAAGATTTATGATCGTCAGTTGAGATTGTGGGGAGTTAAAGCTCAAAATCGAATGCTAAAATCAAATGTTTTGATTGTTGGGTTAAGTGGTATAAATATTGAGATatgtaaaaatttaattttaagcGGAATTAATATAACGATTATTGATGATAATGTTATAAATGATGAAATGATAGaaagcattttttttttgagtgaagaagatataaataagCATTTATGTTTACCAATTTTTAGAGAACTAAAAAGTATAAAtcaattaataaatattaaaggATATATTGGACGTATAGATATTTCAAATGACTGTATAGTTATTGATAacgaatatatatataaaaaaaatgaagaaataaattgtgaggaaaaaaatgatgatgagGTAGTAGCTATTGAAGTAAAGGAAAAAAGTTTTAGTATAGAGGAGTACATTTCTAATTATACATGTGTGTGCATTTCATGCGAAGATTATCcattatatgaattaattaaaataaatgaattgtgccataaaaataatattggtTTTTTTTCCCCAATGTGCAATGGTAAATttgcttttttattttccgaTTTTGGTAAGCATGTTATTGaagaattatattataaaaaaaaaaatcaaaataataacgaAAAGAATAACGAAAAGAATAACGAGATTAATTTGAAGAATGAGGAAAAAAAGAAGGAAAATGAAAGTATTGAAATAGAATATTGTAAATTAtcccatttttttaatgtaccttttgaaaattttgataaaaaaacaaataaaataattttccatatttttgcattaatacaatttgaaaaatacaaaaaacttggaaaaaatgataaagaaaTAGATCATGAAgaatttcataatttttgtaGAAAATACACATTTCTTAAAAATGATTGGATAACGGAAATTGCAAAAATGTACAAAGTTTCCTTTTCTCCATCTTGTTCAATTATGGGAGGTGTTACATCCCAAGAAATTCGAAAGTTTGTTTCAAAACAACATGAGTCAATACCTAATTTTTGTGTTTTTGATATGAACCAAAATGTAGTATGTACATCCATGATTTCGTAA
- a CDS encoding 60S ribosomal protein L41, putative: MAHGASRYKKSRAKMRWKWKKKRTRRLQKKRRKMRQRSR; this comes from the exons atggcACATGGCGCAAGCAGATATAAGAAATCTAGGGCTAAAATGCGATGGAag tggaaaaaaaagagaacCCGACGTTTACAAAAAAAGAGAAGAAAAATGAGACAAAGATCAAGATAA
- a CDS encoding mitochondrial large subunit ribosomal protein, putative → MSGNIFYKYFDISKSLNFKSFFFVNKRGVLQSKFQKKNETSYNFPFKVSRTTSGNLPVYTKIRRHGTIVTTVVRHIYGDIKVFKDHLRNICEAPVREHIGYIEVKGLHTIKIKQWLQHIGF, encoded by the exons ATGAGTgggaatatattttacaaataCTTTGATATTTCAAAAAGCCTAAACTttaaaagtttttttttcgtaAATAAAAGAGGTGTTCTTCAATcaaaatttcaaaaaaaaaatgaaacgtCTTATAATTTTCCATTCAAG GTGAGTAGAACTACCTCTGGAAACTTGCCAGTGTATACTAAGATAAGAAGGCATGGCACAATAGTAACGACTGTTGTTCGCCACATTTACGGAGATATAAAG gTATTTAAAGACCATTTAAGGAATATATGTGAAGCACCAGTTAGAGAGCACATAGGATATATAGAAGTCAAAGGATTACAtactattaaaataaaacagtGGTTACAACATATAGGCTTTTGA
- a CDS encoding 40S ribosomal protein S21, putative has protein sequence MFNDQKVLVDIYIPRKCSATSRLIPAKEHGAVQINVGMVDKNGVYTGENETFAISGYVRQRGESDACLNRLLHEKKMLSFSN, from the exons ATGTTTAACGATCAAAAAGTATTAGTAGATATTTATATTCCAAGAAAGTGCTCAGCCACTTCTCGATTAATCCCAGCAAAAGAACATGGAGCAGTTCAAATAAATGTTGGAATG GTTGATAAAAACGGAGTATATACTGGAGAAAATGAAACATTTGCAATTTCTGGTTATGTAAGACAAAGAGGAGAATCTGATGCATGTTTAAACAGATTATTACatgagaaaaaaatgttatccttttcaaattaa
- a CDS encoding oocyst capsule protein Cap93, putative has product MANINNEKIQKDENKKKNDKYEVCNFHHVSSYKEWVKNKIKEKKKISLFNLKKKKKTINIIYFITILILLNIIYNRLIDIWYNWDEIIENYDGNKKCEKPNYYNLNKYIRQCSNIFKYLIRGSFDGDIYDDDNNFENDFIYIKNDKSRNTIYLKKMLGSEIIDNNYISVYLENMKYLRNTSLNYSINQRSLSTEWYVYFRSFLKQAISPHSLTKAIKIDKEYIYPWDVITQDDAEKIIENAKFYGFLFTWFKNHRKAQKVNEIILRKDMPVLTPKFIKSDFSQRLYKNNKNNEPNFYGIHYTWLGHATGLVIVDGFKILVDPVFKIELLSLKGIARSLINWVNIKIMGGLGERISKSPCNISNLPDDLHAVFISHNHNDHIMEEDVRILCKLKKFKDVMWYVPEGTTSFFIQEGCKTDKIYELSWGDERWVSCWINNNKFTCRDGLWNNKKGDTDVYKYKIIYAPALHWSGRKGDLSDINQSLWGSLILKGPKSKFYFSGDTAYLKDDFEEFKKIGKLHGPFDFAAISIGAYEPNNSLKYHHIHPWESVKIWRDIRAEMAIGVHWGTFRLSAEEFLQPRDDLEAALLGVSLSNLRNYNLTFEKKKMEVFKKYMIKNVNSNNNDIDDLEDLKEYFYPASLTDYNEYTDSFHSIFSNNLSLFYSDIDKNYIKHMYQQKKLYLSTYNRYKRALILKNSKKLPKSWKKLLLNLSIRFQTIPIGGSIEITTKDDTISMTRSTEYNSTIYEHYTFPKWYKKKETEETLYQYNVPHEDLMTFSIVS; this is encoded by the coding sequence atggctaatataaataatgaaaaaattcaaaaggatgaaaataaaaaaaaaaatgacaaataTGAAGTTTGTAATTTTCATCATGTATCATCATATAAAGAATgggttaaaaataaaataaaagaaaagaaaaaaataagtttgtttaatttaaaaaaaaaaaaaaaaactattaatattatatattttattactattcttatattattaaatataatttataatcgCTTGATAGATATATGGTATAATTGGGAtgaaataatagaaaattatgatggaaataaaaaatgtgaaaaaccaaattattataatttgaataaatatataagacaATGtagtaatatttttaaatatttaataagagGGTCATTTGATGGAGATATatatgatgatgataataattttgaaaatgatttcatatatataaaaaatgataaaagtagaaatacaatatatttaaaaaaaatgttaggaAGTGAAATTattgataataattatataagtgtatatttagaaaatatgaaatatttaaGAAATACAAGTTTAAACTATTCGATAAATCAAAGATCTTTGTCTACAGAATGGTATGTTTATTTTCGtagttttttaaaacaagCTATATCACCTCATAGTTTAACAAAAGCtataaaaatagataaagaatatatatatccttGGGATGTAATAACACAAGATGATgctgaaaaaataattgaaaatgCGAAATTTTATggttttttatttacatggTTTAAAAATCATAGGAAAGCACAAAAAGTTaatgaaataattttaaGAAAAGATATGCCTGTTTTAACTcctaaatttataaaatcagATTTTTCCCAAcgtttatataaaaataataaaaataatgaaccCAATTTTTATGGAATACATTATACATGGTTAGGGCATGCAACTGGTTTAGTTATTGTCGATGGATTCAAAATATTAGTTGATCCTGTTTTTAAAATCGAATTATTAAGTCTTAAAGGAATTGCAAGATCTTTAATAAATTGggtaaacataaaaataatgggTGGGTTAGGTGAACGTATATCAAAATCTCCATGTAACATTTCAAATCTTCCTGATGATTTACATGCCGTTTTTATTTCACATAATCATAATGATCATATAATGGAAGAAGATGTAAGAATTTTAtgcaaattaaaaaaatttaaagatGTTATGTGGTATGTACCGGAAGGTACaacttctttttttatacaagAAGGTTGTAAAACagataaaatttatgaattATCTTGGGGTGATGAAAGATGGGTATCATGTtggataaataataataaatttacatGTAGAGATGGattatggaataataaaaaaggtgATACagatgtatataaatataaaattatatatgctCCAGCATTACATTGGTCAGGTAGAAAAGGTGATTTAAGTGACATTAACCAATCATTATGGGgttcattaatattaaaaggacctaaatcaaaattttatttttctggAGATACTGCATATTTAAAAGATGATTTTGAAgagtttaaaaaaattggaaaattgCATGGACCTTTTGATTTTGCTGCTATATCTATAGGAGCATATGAACCAAACAATTCACTAAAATATCATCATATACATCCATGGGAATCTGTAAAAATATGGAGAGATATTCGAGCTGAAATGGCTATTGGAGTACATTGGGGTACATTTCGTCTTTCTGCAGAAGAATTTTTACAACCTAGAGATGATTTAGAAGCTGCTTTATTAGGTGTTAGTTTAAGTAATTTAAGAAATTATAATCTtacatttgaaaaaaaaaaaatggaagtttttaaaaaatatatgataaaaaatgtaaactcaaataataatgatatagaTGATTTAGAAGATTTAaaggaatatttttatcctGCTTCTTTAACagattataatgaatatacaGATAGTTTTCATTcaattttttctaataatttaagtttattttattcagatattgataaaaattatataaaacatatgtatcaacaaaaaaaattatatttgtctacttataatagatataaaagagcattaatattaaaaaattcaaaaaaattaccAAAATCTtggaaaaaattattacttAATCTTTCGATTCGATTTCAAACTATTCCTATTGGTGGGTCTATAGAAATTACAACAAAAGATGACACAATTTCGATGACACGATCAACTGAATATAATTCTACTATTTATGAACATTATACATTTCCAAAatggtataaaaaaaaagagacaGAAGAAACTCTTTACCAATATAATGTTCCACATGAAGATTTAATGACATTTTCTATAGTTAGCTAA
- a CDS encoding translation initiation factor eIF-1A, putative, producing MPKNKGKGGKNRRRGKNDNEGEKRELLYKEEDQEYAQVLRMLGNGRLEAHCFDGVKRLCHIRGKMRKRVWINSGDIILVSLRDYQDSKADVIAKYTPDEARSLKAHGELPETAKINETDIFDDDGQHGVEFLDDESDEEGQGEMNNDRKLDVEDI from the exons atgccaaaaaataaag GTAAGGGAGGTAAAAACAGAAGAAGAGGAAAAAATGACAATGAAGGAGAAAAAAGAGAATTATTATACAAGGAAGAAGATCAAG aaTATGCTCAAGTATTGAGAATGTTGGGAAATGGACGATTGGAAGCTCATTGCTTTGATGGAGTTAAGCGACTATGTCACATTAG GGGTAAAATGAGAAAGAGGGTTTGGATAAATTCTGGTGATATAATTTTAGTTTCATTACGAGACTATCAAGATAGTAAAGCAGACGTTATAGCAAA aTATACGCCTGATGAAGCAAGAAGTTTAAAGGCACATGGAGAATTGCCCGAAACAgccaaaataaatgaaactGATATATTTGATGATGATGGCCAACATGGTGTAGAGTTTTTGGATGACGAATCTGACGAAGAAGGTCAAGGAGAAATGAACAATGATCGCAAGTTGGATGTGGAAGAT ATATAA